Within the Deltaproteobacteria bacterium genome, the region CTTCGGTTGCAAACTCTTTTATAGTAACGTCTCCCGGGGACTTCGTCAAAAGGAAAATGAGGATGCCCTCATCCCCTGTGTCCTGGAACCAGATGAAAACAAAAAACCCAATAGCGCCTAATTTTGGCGCTACTGATCCAAAAGATAGCAGCCTGTCCCGGACATGATCCGGGAAGGTAGACCCCCTAACCTGCCCCAAGTGCCAGGGATTGATCCGTATTTATCATCAGTATAGAGGACCAGGAAGTAATCAACAAGATTCTTTTGCACGTGGGCGTATGGCAAACCAACCAGAGACCCCCACACAAACCAAAAGCCCTCGAATTTCAGATAGACTACTCGGATTCCCAACCTTCTTTCTATGAGGCTGCCCCATGATCAGGATTTTGAGGTTTCCGCAGATCACCCCGCCTGCTTATACATTTCAATCCGTGTTTTTCCAGGTTCCAGTATACGCATCTCTCGGGCCAGGTGTTACAGATTTCTGCGTGTTTCCCTGATACTTTGGAGACTACAATCGGATTCTTGGGGTATTTTCCCAGAACATCAAGGGCTTCTTCTTGCGTTACGTATTGGGCCCATCCGATCTCTACCATCCCTTCGGCCAGTTCATCCAAAAACACGGATTCCGTCCTCGGAGAATCCTTGAATACCGCCCGACAAACCCGTTCTCCCACCGCATACATGCTTGACTGTCGTACCAACTGTGTTACTTCCCCTGGACCCATCCGTCTTGGATCGGACTTACCCGTTTCTTCCCGTAGTCGATTTCCAATCTTAGAGTCTTTGAGGGAGCCTTGAAAAGAGTCGCAGATCTCCAGCGTCTGTTTGATTGCCTCAAGCACTTTACCCGACGTATAGTCTTTCACCTCAGCCATGATGTTTTCCTTAGTCCGGATTTACGATTTCTTGACAATGGCGGCAGCGTTTTACTCCCCTGAAAAGCTGTTCACCACAATGGGGGCAGCGGTAGCGCTTTTCCTCGGCCTCGACCCATTTCTCCGTCCCCATTTCGCGCCGCTGCGGGACAGCCCGCAAAATGACCTTCCGGCCTACGGGAACAGGAAAATTGTGGATATGCTCACAGGGAAATTCAGAACACTGGTGACACCCTTCATAGCCTTTTTGCCGGGTGCAGGACTTGATCGCGCAAGTGGTGCAGTAGCCAAACACCTCGTCGGATAAACATCCCCGGCAGCGAATCTCCTCCGGTGAAACTCCATAGGCAGGGGCTAATCGTTCCTTTAGCTTTTGATTATTGTCCCTGTGGGCCATCATGATCGCACAAACCCCGCAGTACAGCCCGCAGGGAGCCAGCAATTCTTTATTGATTTCCACGCCGTTCCTCCTTGATTTAGATAGTGTTAAGAAATTATTCACATCTATTCTGCCTTCCTATAGCCTGCCGCCAAACCGTCAGAAGTTTCAACTCCGACTCCGACAAAAAGAATTTCGCCGTTCTTGCTATAAGAAAGATCGTATATGGGGCCCGTCTTTTCAATCTTGAGGTCGAAGGTTCCGGCTTCGCTGCCATCGGGATAAAGATAGGTGACGACATAGTCGCCGGGAAACCCGTTTGAAGTGTCGCCAGTGGCCGTGCCTCTTCCGGTTTCCTTCTTTTCCAGACGAGAGGTATACCAGGTCGCCTCAATAGTATTGCCGGTAGCTCCCATGCGGTAATATACAACTCCAATGTCGATCACATTTTCCTCCTCATATCAGGCCCGTAGATTATCAGCCGTTTAACATTTCTAATCTTCCGGATTCCACCAGTTTCTTTATAGATTCCACGAAGCTCACCGGTGCGGCATATTCCGGATGGCTCCGAAAGAGGAAGGCCACGCGCTGCAATTTGTCAAGCTCCTGAAGCCGGGAGTCGGCCAAGCCGTTTTCGCGAACATAGCAGCGATGGCCGGCAAACCGAAGGTTTTCCGGATCGAGCAACTTGATTTTAATTTCATGGGGAATCAACTTAGCGCAGGCGCAGGGGTTTTCCGGATTGACCAGACTGCATTGTTTAATCATAAAATTCTGAATCTGCTTCCTTCCGCGGGAAAGACGCTGGCGAAAGGTATCGGGTGTAATGTTCAAGATGTGGCTGCCCTCGGTGCTCGTTACTTCAAAAACTACCCCCAGGATAAAGGCCAGGCGAATCTCCCGGCTCAAACAAAGCAACACCCCCTGTAAACAGGCCAGTTTGACCTCCTCGACGATCAGGTTATCTTCGGGGGTCTTGACATTTTCTAAGCGTGACATTGCTAACGCTTTTTCAATTCCCTGCTCGCACATTTCAAAGGAGTATCCCCACCTTTCTGCCCTGCGTTTATGGGTGGAGAGCAAATGGTTGGCGGCAATGCGAAATACCCAGGTGGTAAACCGGCTCTCCCCTTTGAAGTCGGCCAGGTGGGTAATGACCTTGATTAAAATCTCCTGGGTCGCGTCCTCAGCGTCGGCGGGTAAAAACAGAGACCTGAGCGCCAGATTATAGATTCTGTCCTGAATCCTTCTCACCAGCTCTTCAAGGGCGTCTCTTTGGCCTTCTTTGGCCGAATCAACCAGGCTTTCAAGGCTTGGATTATCAGGTGATGTTTCTTTTGCCATTTTGATCCTTTTTCCTGTTAGACAAAAATGAATGGCCATGTGTGACATAAAAAATAGACAGGCTGTCACTGTGCCTTCCGCCCTATTTTTCTCCTTGACCGTGCCTTTTTCTTTCCTTATACTCTTTCCATCAAGAAGGAAATTCTTATTAAAAAATCAAATGTATAAAATCTTACTGGATCACGGCAGCGGAGGCCGGGCCTCCCATGAATTAATTGAAAAAGTCTTTGTTCCCCGGTTTCAAAATCCGGTTTTAAACGATTTAAATGACAGCGCGGTCTTTGAACTGAACGGGGCCAGGCTGGCCTTCACTACGGACAGTTATGTGGTGGATCCGATTTTTTTCCCAGGCGGCGATATCGGTTCTTTGGCTATCTGCGGTACGGTCAATGACCTGGCTATGAGAGGGGCCTGTCCCCATTATCTTAGTGTCGGGTTTATTATCGAAGAAGGATTTCCCGTAAAAGACCTGGAACAAATCCTCTTCTCCATGGAAAGGGCCGCCAGGGAAGCCGGGATTTATGTCGTGACCGGCGACACCAAGGTGGTCCCCAAGGGCAATGTTGACAAGATCTTTATTAACACTGCCGGGATCGGCCTTATCCCCGAGGGGATCGATATCGCCGGGCAGAACGCCAGGCTCGGAGATGCGGTCCTGGTTAGCGGCACGATCGGCGATCACGGCCTGACCATTCTTTCCAAAAGGGAAGGGTTGTCTTTTGAGTCCACTCTTAAAAGCGATGCCGCCCCTTTAAACCACCTGGTCCGGGAGATGATCGAGACCGGGGCGGAAATCCATGTCCTTCGGGATCCCACCCGGGGGGGTCTGGCGACCACCCTGAATGAAATCGCCAGGCAGTCTAAAGTGGGGATAGAAATCCGGGAAGAAGCGGTTCCCATTCGGGAGAGCGTCGCAGCCGCTGCCGAGATCCTGGGGCTGGACCCTTTTTATATCGCCAATGAAGGAAAATTGATTGCCATTCTTCCTGCCCTTCAAGCCGAGGCCGTACTGAAGGTGATGAAGAAAAATCCCTATGGTCAGCAGGCGGCCCTGATCGGAGAGGTTAAGGCCGAAAACCCCGGAAAGGTGGTGCTGAAAACCAATATCGGCGGCAAACGCCTGATGGATATGCTGGCCGGGGAACAACTCCCCAGGATTTGTTGAAATTAAAGAGGAAGCGCCTCAAGCCGGTCCTTTAAAGGATGGGAGCGGTGTCTTATTCTTGAGGGATTCATTAAGGAGCCGGATATGACGGTTTTCTTCCTGGATGATTTGATCCAGTTTTTCCAGGGTTTTTTCATCTTCGATAAAGGCACCCAGCATTTCATAAAAAAGGACAGTGTCTTTTTCAAATTCCACGGACAGGGTAAGCAGACTATCCCGGTCTTCTATCCTGGAGAAATCTGCTTCCGAGACAGAAAAGGCCTGTTCCCCCAATACGCCCTGCATTACGGCTTTGCCCATTTCCTCTAACCGCGGATCTTCCTGATCAGGTGTCACCTTTTCCTTGAACCGGAGAAACCATTTTTCATGCTCGGCCTCTTCATCGGCCAGCCGGCCGAGCAGATCGGCCAAAGAAGCATCCGAAACCTCTTTTTGCGCCTTTCGATAGGACATTTCCCCGTTCTTCTCGATACGAACAGCCAGATCAATAATTTCGCCTAAGGTGAACATTTATTCCTCCTGAAAAATGCCTCTTCAGACAGTCTTTTTAGCCCGAAGGCCGAAGACCAGGAGCCCGCCGGCCAGGATCATCAGGATGCTGAGGATCTGTCCCATGGTCAACAATCCGAAGAGATAACCGACCTGGACATCCGGCTCCCGGAAAAATTCGACCAGGATGCGGAAGGCGCCGTAAAAGAGGAAAAAGCGGGCTACCAAGGCCCCGGGGAAGGTCTTAGCGTTTCTCCCTATCCAGAGGAGAAGGAAAAGCACAGCCCCTTCCAGGAAGGCCTCA harbors:
- a CDS encoding DUF3795 domain-containing protein, whose translation is MEINKELLAPCGLYCGVCAIMMAHRDNNQKLKERLAPAYGVSPEEIRCRGCLSDEVFGYCTTCAIKSCTRQKGYEGCHQCSEFPCEHIHNFPVPVGRKVILRAVPQRREMGTEKWVEAEEKRYRCPHCGEQLFRGVKRCRHCQEIVNPD
- a CDS encoding RNA polymerase sigma factor; the protein is MAKETSPDNPSLESLVDSAKEGQRDALEELVRRIQDRIYNLALRSLFLPADAEDATQEILIKVITHLADFKGESRFTTWVFRIAANHLLSTHKRRAERWGYSFEMCEQGIEKALAMSRLENVKTPEDNLIVEEVKLACLQGVLLCLSREIRLAFILGVVFEVTSTEGSHILNITPDTFRQRLSRGRKQIQNFMIKQCSLVNPENPCACAKLIPHEIKIKLLDPENLRFAGHRCYVRENGLADSRLQELDKLQRVAFLFRSHPEYAAPVSFVESIKKLVESGRLEMLNG
- the hypE gene encoding hydrogenase expression/formation protein HypE, producing MYKILLDHGSGGRASHELIEKVFVPRFQNPVLNDLNDSAVFELNGARLAFTTDSYVVDPIFFPGGDIGSLAICGTVNDLAMRGACPHYLSVGFIIEEGFPVKDLEQILFSMERAAREAGIYVVTGDTKVVPKGNVDKIFINTAGIGLIPEGIDIAGQNARLGDAVLVSGTIGDHGLTILSKREGLSFESTLKSDAAPLNHLVREMIETGAEIHVLRDPTRGGLATTLNEIARQSKVGIEIREEAVPIRESVAAAAEILGLDPFYIANEGKLIAILPALQAEAVLKVMKKNPYGQQAALIGEVKAENPGKVVLKTNIGGKRLMDMLAGEQLPRIC
- a CDS encoding ferritin family protein, with the protein product MFTLGEIIDLAVRIEKNGEMSYRKAQKEVSDASLADLLGRLADEEAEHEKWFLRFKEKVTPDQEDPRLEEMGKAVMQGVLGEQAFSVSEADFSRIEDRDSLLTLSVEFEKDTVLFYEMLGAFIEDEKTLEKLDQIIQEENRHIRLLNESLKNKTPLPSFKGPA